In a single window of the Gossypium hirsutum isolate 1008001.06 chromosome A13, Gossypium_hirsutum_v2.1, whole genome shotgun sequence genome:
- the LOC107894459 gene encoding uncharacterized protein, with product MAMEQLYGNFDASYNELQGWIAAMRENVPGTVIELQTRPYYGPDEQQQSGKRIVQRMFWTFNPCVRAFPHCKPFVQVDGTWLYGKYTQILLIAIAQDGNKNMLPIAFSIVDKENMESWEFFLTNLRRRSGAPWRSVYYIWHIAANFHRDYKNADWKRQFVKMAYKLEPHIFRQRMTRLESDMEGQTNTSFRQWLGSMELWQWA from the exons atggcaatggagcaattgtacGGAAATTTCGATGCATCGTACAATGAGTTACAGGGATGGATTGCAGCAATGAGGGAGAACGTACCGGGGACTGTCATTGAGTTACAGACACGACCTTATTATGGCCCGGATGAGCAACAACAATCTGGTAAAAGAATAGTCCAACGGATGTTTTGGACATTTAATCCATGTGTGCGTGCATTTCCCCACTGTAAGccatttgtgcaagtagatgggacATGGCTATACGGTAAATATACACAAATCTTACTTATTGCGATTGCTCAAGACGGGAACAAGAACATGCTACCGATTGCATTTTCCATCGTAGATAAAGAAAACATGGAGTCGTGGGAATTCTTTCTTACAAATCTGCGAAG GCGTTCTGGTGCGCCATGGAGATCAGTTTACTACATATGGCACATTGCGGCTAACTTTcatcgagattataagaatgcagattGGAAGAGACAgtttgtgaaaatgg CTTACAAGCTAGAACCACACATTTTTCGGCAGAGGATgactcgacttgagagtgacatggaaggTCAGACGAACACATCTTTCCGACAATGGTTGGGTAGCATGGAGCTATGGCAATGGGCTTAA
- the LOC107893342 gene encoding glycerophosphocholine acyltransferase 1: MSSSDEFMDDMNGNGDLYGTVNRRFKDRAEQVAKTKEILSKQAVQTKEMLSKQAVKIAKQAEEHERFINKVTHLLGVLGFGGFCFLLGARPQDIPYVYCVFYVTFVPLRWIYYRFKKWHYYLLDFCYYANTIFLVDLLLYPKNEKLFMICFSFAEGPLAWALIVWRCSLVFSSMDKIISVLIHLLPGIVFFTIRWWNPATFEAMHPEGTPHRFSWPYVEDKSYLWTWLFGVPLAAYTLWQVLYFLIVNVLRRQRLLRDPEVMTSYRELSKKAQKANNIWWRLSGLLGDQNRLLMYILLQAVFTVATMALTVPIFLSYEFHAIFQILKVSASVWNGGSFLLEVMPRQVIVKEKKKSGNQVPCQQEDQHSDLTENAMQANGSSVTHQSE; encoded by the exons ATGTCGAGCAGCGATGAATTCATGGATGACATGAATGGGAATGGGGATTTATATGGGACGGTGAACCGGAGGTTCAAAGATCGAGCCGAG CAAGTGGCGAAAACGAAGGAGATTTTGTCCAAACAAGCGGTTCAAACGAAGGAAATGTTGTCGAAACAAGCTGTTAAGATCGCTAAACAAGCTGAAGAACATGAGCGCTTTATCAATAAG GTGACTCATCTCTTGGGGGTTCTTGGGTTTGGAGGGTTTTGCTTTCTATTGGGAGCAA GACCACAAGATATTCCTTATGTATATTGTGTGTTCTATGTCACCTTTGTTCCTCTTAGATGGATATACTACCGTTTTAAGAAATGGCATTATTATCTTCTG GATTTCTGCTATTATGCCAACACAATCTTCTTGGTTGACCTTCTTCTGTATCCGAAGAATGAAAAGCTTTTCATGATTTGTTTCTCATTTGCTGAG GGACCGCTAGCGTGGGCGCTCATTGTTTGGCGTTGTAGCTTGGTTTTTAGTTCCATGGACAAAATTATAAGCGTCCTTATACATCTTTTGCCGG GGATTGTTTTTTTCACGATTCGATGGTGGAATCCCGCAACCTTTGAAGCCATGCATCCCGAAGGTACTCCTCACAGATTTTCATGGCCTTACGTAGAAGACAAATCTTACTTATGGACTTGGCTGTTCGGGGTTCCCTTAGCTGCTTATACTCTTTGGCAAGTTCTTTATTTCCTCATTGTCAACGTGCTACGTCGCCAGAGGCTGCTAAGAGATCCCGAAGTCATGACTTCTTATAG gGAACTTTCTAAAAAAGCTCAGAAAGCAAACAACATATGGTGGCGTTTAAGTGGGTTGCTCGGGGATCAAAACCGTTTGTTGATGTACATTTTACTTCAAGCCGTTTTTACGGTCGCGACCATGGCACTCACAGTCCCTATCTTCCTATCATACGAATTCCATGCGATTTTCCAAATACTCAAGGTTTCTGCATCTGTATGGAATGGAGGAAGCTTTCTGTTGGAAGTGATGCCGAGACAAGTGATAgtgaaggagaaaaagaaatccGGGAATCAGGTGCCGTGCCAACAAGAAGATCAGCACTCGGATTTAACCGAAAACGCAATGCAGGCGAATGGATCTTCCGTGACCCACCAGTCTGAATAG